One stretch of Cohnella algarum DNA includes these proteins:
- the lepA gene encoding translation elongation factor 4 — MADIRSKQSHIRNFCIIAHIDHGKSTLADRILEYTGALSSREMQDQVLDSMDLERERGITIKLQAVRLEYKADDGETYTLHLIDTPGHVDFTYEVSRSLAACEGALLIVDAAQGIEAQTLANVYLALDNNLEILPVINKIDLPSAEPERVRQEVEDVIGLDASEAVLASAKNGIGIKEILEQVVQKVPAPSGDPDAPLKALIFDSYYDAYKGVICYIRVIDGTIRAGTPIRFMATGATFDVVEVGTFKPRATIVDELGPGDVGFITASIKNVKDTRVGDTITDAKNPTKEQLPGYRKINPMVYCGLYPIDSSDYNDLRDALEKLVLNDASLQFEPETSQALGFGFRCGFLGMLHMEIIQERIEREFNIPLITTAPSVIYKVTLTNGQQLEISNPSEYPEAGKLEFVEEPYVKASVIVPKDFVGAIMELCQGKRGEFIDMQYLDANRVTLKYEIPLAEIVYDFFDQLKSSTKGYASFDYELSGYRQSKLVKMDILLNGEQVDALSFIVHKDRAYQRGRVICEKLKELIPRQMFEVPIQAAVGQKIISRETIKAMRKNVLAKCYGGDISRKRKLLEKQKEGKKRMKQVGNVEVPQEAFMAVLKIDEN; from the coding sequence ATTACGATCAAGCTGCAGGCCGTGCGGCTGGAATACAAGGCGGACGACGGAGAGACGTATACGCTGCACTTGATCGATACCCCCGGACACGTCGATTTCACATATGAAGTGTCGCGCAGCCTGGCCGCTTGCGAAGGGGCGCTGCTCATCGTCGACGCGGCGCAAGGCATCGAAGCGCAAACGCTCGCCAACGTCTATTTGGCGCTGGACAACAACCTGGAAATCCTGCCGGTCATCAACAAGATCGACCTTCCGAGCGCGGAGCCCGAGCGGGTCCGGCAGGAAGTGGAGGACGTCATCGGCCTCGACGCGAGCGAGGCGGTGCTGGCCTCCGCCAAAAACGGGATCGGCATCAAGGAAATTCTGGAGCAGGTCGTGCAGAAGGTTCCCGCGCCGAGCGGCGACCCGGACGCGCCGCTCAAGGCGCTCATTTTCGACTCGTACTACGATGCGTACAAGGGCGTTATCTGCTATATTCGCGTTATCGACGGCACGATCCGCGCGGGCACGCCGATCCGGTTCATGGCGACGGGCGCGACGTTCGACGTCGTCGAAGTCGGGACGTTCAAGCCGCGCGCGACGATCGTGGACGAATTGGGTCCCGGCGACGTCGGCTTCATTACGGCCTCGATCAAGAACGTGAAGGACACCCGCGTCGGCGATACGATCACCGACGCGAAAAACCCGACGAAGGAGCAACTGCCGGGCTACCGCAAAATCAACCCGATGGTGTACTGCGGCTTGTATCCGATCGATTCCTCGGACTACAACGATTTGCGCGACGCGCTGGAGAAGCTCGTGCTGAACGACGCCTCGCTGCAGTTCGAGCCGGAGACGTCGCAGGCGCTCGGCTTCGGCTTCCGCTGCGGCTTCCTCGGCATGCTGCACATGGAAATCATCCAGGAGCGGATCGAGCGGGAATTCAACATTCCGCTCATTACGACGGCGCCGAGCGTTATTTACAAAGTGACGCTGACGAACGGCCAGCAACTGGAAATTTCCAACCCGTCGGAATATCCGGAGGCGGGCAAGCTCGAGTTCGTCGAGGAGCCGTACGTCAAAGCTTCCGTCATCGTGCCGAAAGATTTCGTCGGCGCCATCATGGAGCTGTGCCAGGGCAAGCGCGGCGAATTCATCGACATGCAATATCTCGACGCCAACCGCGTCACGCTGAAATACGAAATTCCGCTCGCGGAAATCGTCTACGATTTCTTCGACCAATTGAAATCGAGCACGAAGGGCTACGCCTCGTTCGATTACGAGCTGTCGGGCTACCGCCAGTCGAAGCTGGTGAAGATGGACATCCTGCTGAACGGCGAACAGGTCGACGCCCTGTCGTTCATCGTGCACAAGGATCGCGCCTACCAGCGCGGGCGCGTCATTTGCGAGAAGCTGAAGGAGCTCATCCCGAGACAAATGTTCGAGGTCCCAATCCAGGCGGCCGTAGGCCAGAAGATCATCTCCCGGGAGACGATCAAGGCCATGCGCAAAAACGTTCTCGCCAAATGCTACGGCGGCGACATTTCCCGGAAGCGGAAGCTGCTCGAAAAGCAAAAAGAGGGCAAAAAGCGGATGAAGCAGGTCGGCAACGTCGAAGTGCCGCAGGAAGCGTTCATGGCCGTCCTGAAAATCGACGAAAATTAA
- the hemW gene encoding radical SAM family heme chaperone HemW — MTLAPNGNAQGEASVPLHAWTPRALYIHIPFCTNKCFYCDFNSYVVDGQPVDAYLDALEKEMEQTARLLPPETVRTVFVGGGTPTVLDPRQMARFLQAVARHFPIAADAEFTMEANPGTTDPAKLEAMLAGGVNRISFGAQSFDDKLLAAIGRIHEARDVVNSIANARRAGFSNLSIDLMFGLPNQTLEQLADSVSRALELDLPHYSLYSLKVEENTLFHRLYEWGELPLPEEDVEVAMYAHLRERLGAAGYDHYEISNFARPGFESKHNSVYWRNEPYYGLGAGAHGYARGIRHMNIKGVQPYIEAAARALPRLTTDPVSVREAMEDFMMVGLRLRQGVRRADFAAQFGGTEPEDVFGEVLTKLQSQGLLEPFGEGEAAGYRLTERGVPLGNEVFGAFL; from the coding sequence GTGACCCTCGCGCCCAACGGCAACGCGCAAGGCGAAGCGTCCGTGCCCTTGCACGCGTGGACCCCGCGCGCGCTTTATATCCACATTCCCTTTTGCACGAACAAATGCTTTTATTGCGATTTCAACTCGTACGTCGTCGACGGCCAGCCGGTGGACGCCTATTTGGACGCCCTGGAAAAGGAAATGGAGCAAACGGCCCGGCTGCTGCCTCCCGAGACGGTCCGGACCGTCTTCGTGGGCGGCGGCACCCCGACCGTTCTGGATCCGCGGCAGATGGCGCGGTTTCTTCAGGCGGTGGCCCGGCATTTTCCGATTGCCGCGGACGCCGAGTTTACGATGGAAGCGAATCCGGGCACGACCGATCCCGCCAAGCTGGAGGCGATGCTGGCGGGCGGCGTGAACCGGATCAGCTTCGGCGCCCAGTCGTTCGACGACAAGCTGCTCGCCGCGATCGGCCGGATTCACGAGGCGCGCGATGTCGTGAACAGCATTGCGAACGCCCGCCGCGCCGGATTTTCCAATCTGTCGATCGACCTGATGTTCGGGCTGCCTAACCAAACGCTCGAGCAGCTTGCCGACAGCGTATCCCGGGCGCTCGAGCTCGATCTGCCGCACTACTCGCTGTACAGCCTGAAAGTGGAGGAAAACACGCTGTTCCACCGGCTGTACGAGTGGGGCGAGCTGCCGCTTCCGGAAGAGGACGTCGAGGTGGCGATGTACGCCCACCTTCGCGAACGTCTCGGCGCGGCCGGCTACGACCATTACGAAATCAGCAACTTCGCGCGTCCCGGCTTCGAGAGCAAGCATAACTCCGTTTATTGGCGGAACGAGCCGTATTACGGGCTCGGCGCCGGAGCGCACGGCTACGCGCGCGGCATCCGCCATATGAACATCAAAGGCGTGCAGCCATATATCGAAGCGGCCGCGAGGGCGCTGCCGCGCCTGACGACCGACCCGGTGTCGGTGCGGGAGGCGATGGAGGATTTCATGATGGTCGGACTGCGTCTTCGGCAGGGCGTGCGGAGGGCGGATTTCGCCGCCCAATTCGGCGGGACCGAGCCGGAGGACGTGTTCGGCGAGGTGCTGACGAAGCTGCAAAGCCAAGGGTTGCTGGAGCCGTTCGGCGAAGGCGAGGCCGCCGGCTATCGTCTGACCGAGCGCGGCGTGCCGCTGGGCAACGAGGTGTTCGGGGCGTTTCTGTGA
- a CDS encoding N-acetyltransferase, whose amino-acid sequence MIITCRKASPGDVDALFELIQGYAEKGIMLPRSREALHRHIDSFVVAEEGGRLIGCGSLFRLGADLVEIRSLGMAEGYKGQGLGTKIVNALLDEARKLNVPKVMALTYAVDFFVKNGFSVVDKEIFPEKVWTDCVHCSKRDRCDETAVVKLLF is encoded by the coding sequence ATGATCATCACCTGCCGCAAGGCGTCGCCGGGCGACGTCGACGCGCTGTTCGAACTGATCCAAGGATACGCCGAGAAAGGCATTATGCTGCCCCGTTCCAGGGAGGCGCTGCATCGCCATATCGATTCGTTCGTCGTTGCCGAAGAGGGCGGACGGCTGATCGGCTGCGGCTCCTTGTTCCGGCTCGGCGCCGACTTGGTGGAAATCCGTTCGCTGGGAATGGCCGAAGGCTACAAGGGCCAGGGGCTCGGAACGAAAATCGTGAACGCCCTGCTCGACGAAGCGCGGAAGCTGAACGTGCCGAAGGTTATGGCGCTTACGTACGCGGTCGACTTTTTCGTGAAAAACGGCTTTTCCGTCGTCGACAAAGAAATTTTCCCGGAAAAGGTATGGACCGACTGCGTTCATTGCAGCAAGCGCGATCGCTGCGACGAAACGGCAGTCGTAAAACTTCTTTTTTGA
- the hrcA gene encoding heat-inducible transcriptional repressor HrcA: protein MLTERQRMILSAIVDDYIRSAEPVGSRSISKRGDVSFSPATIRNEMADLEELGFLEQPHTSAGRVPSVKGYRYYVDHLIPFAGVSDEDVVKLHSFFAEKMNHWEGVINQAATIVSQLTNYTSIVLGPEMFSTTLKHFQLVPLNDSSAVAIIVTSTGHVEHKTVTIPEGIQMGDIQKIVNLLNDKLTGVPFVRIKSVLHTEVARELRRFVDRCEQILDMLGKTLSDETEPHVFLSGATNILTQPEFKDVGKVKGILDTLEETSKLMQLFHALPEGIQVRIGTENAVEEINSCSLITATISLDGQSLGTIGILGPTRMEYGKVIHLLEFLSNDVTKLWSRWYK from the coding sequence ATGTTGACCGAACGTCAAAGGATGATTTTATCGGCCATTGTCGACGACTATATCCGATCTGCGGAACCGGTCGGTTCCCGAAGCATCTCCAAGAGGGGCGACGTCAGCTTCAGTCCGGCGACGATCCGCAACGAGATGGCCGATTTGGAAGAGCTCGGCTTTCTGGAGCAGCCGCATACGTCGGCCGGCCGCGTCCCTTCGGTCAAAGGTTATCGCTATTATGTCGATCATCTGATTCCGTTCGCCGGCGTCAGCGACGAGGATGTCGTCAAGCTGCACAGCTTTTTCGCGGAGAAAATGAACCATTGGGAAGGCGTCATCAACCAGGCGGCGACGATCGTGTCGCAACTGACCAACTATACGTCCATCGTGCTCGGGCCGGAAATGTTCAGCACGACGCTGAAGCACTTCCAGCTGGTGCCGCTTAACGACAGTTCCGCCGTGGCGATTATCGTCACGAGCACGGGGCACGTCGAGCATAAGACCGTCACGATTCCGGAAGGCATCCAGATGGGCGACATTCAGAAAATCGTCAATTTGCTCAACGACAAGCTGACGGGGGTCCCGTTCGTCCGGATCAAGTCGGTGCTTCACACCGAGGTGGCCCGCGAGCTGAGGCGGTTCGTCGACCGGTGCGAGCAAATTCTCGATATGCTGGGCAAGACGCTGTCCGACGAAACGGAGCCGCACGTCTTTTTAAGCGGGGCGACCAATATTTTGACGCAGCCCGAATTCAAGGACGTCGGCAAGGTGAAAGGCATTTTGGATACGCTCGAGGAGACGTCGAAGCTGATGCAGCTTTTCCATGCGCTTCCCGAGGGCATTCAGGTACGCATCGGCACGGAGAATGCGGTGGAGGAGATCAATTCCTGCAGCCTGATCACGGCGACGATTTCCCTGGACGGGCAATCGCTGGGAACGATCGGCATTCTCGGACCGACCCGGATGGAATACGGCAAAGTCATTCATCTTCTCGAATTTTTGTCCAACGACGTAACCAAACTGTGGAGCCGCTGGTATAAATGA
- the grpE gene encoding nucleotide exchange factor GrpE, whose translation MKESEKMEQQREEAAEAAMETEAATEAGTQQPEQAEADRTAEPEAAETAANEEDSRIQELQRQADDNYQRFLRAQADFDNFRRRTLKEKEELSKYASAKLIGELLPVVDNFQRALKAGGEATDDGALSKGIEMIYRQLSQVLENEGLKAMEPVGQPFDPEVHQAIMQVESEEYGEGIVVEVVQTGYMLKDKVLRPAMVKVSQ comes from the coding sequence ATGAAGGAGTCCGAAAAGATGGAGCAGCAACGCGAGGAAGCGGCCGAAGCCGCAATGGAAACGGAAGCCGCTACGGAAGCGGGGACGCAGCAACCCGAACAGGCGGAAGCGGACCGGACTGCCGAGCCCGAAGCCGCGGAAACCGCCGCGAACGAAGAGGATTCGCGAATCCAGGAGCTGCAGCGGCAGGCGGATGACAACTATCAGCGTTTTTTGCGGGCGCAAGCGGATTTCGACAATTTCCGCCGTCGCACGTTGAAAGAAAAAGAGGAGCTGTCCAAGTACGCATCGGCGAAGCTGATCGGCGAACTGCTGCCGGTCGTGGACAATTTCCAGCGCGCATTGAAAGCCGGAGGAGAGGCGACGGACGACGGCGCTTTATCCAAAGGAATCGAAATGATATACCGCCAGCTCAGCCAAGTGCTGGAGAACGAAGGCCTTAAAGCGATGGAACCGGTCGGCCAGCCGTTCGATCCGGAAGTCCATCAGGCGATCATGCAGGTCGAATCCGAAGAATACGGCGAAGGAATCGTCGTCGAGGTCGTTCAGACGGGCTATATGCTGAAGGACAAAGTGCTTCGCCCGGCCATGGTCAAGGTCAGCCAATAA
- the dnaK gene encoding molecular chaperone DnaK: protein MSKVIGIDLGTTNSCVAVMEGGEAVVIPNPEGNRTTPSVVGFKKDGERTIGETAKRQAITNPDRTVISIKRHMGTNYKVKIEDKEYTPQEISAMILQKLKADAEAYLGQPVTQAVITVPAYFNDSQRQATKDAGAIAGLEVLRIVNEPTAAALAYGLEKQEDQTILVFDLGGGTFDVSILELGSGFFEVKATSGDNHLGGDDFDQAIMEWLSAEFKKEHGVDLLKDRAAVQRLKDAAEKAKKELSGVLSTTISLPFITMVDGVPQHLELNLTRAKFDELTESLVERTMAPTRQALADSGLSASEIDKVVLVGGSSRIPAVQEAIKKLTGKEPHKGVNPDEVVALGAAVQAGVLTGDVKDVVLLDVTPLSLGIETAGGVMTKMIDRNTTIPTEKSQVFSTYADNQTQVEIHVLQGERAMARDNKTLGRFILSDIPPAPRGIPQIEVKFDIDANGIVNVSALDKGTGKSQKITITSSSGLSKEEIDRMQKEAELHAEEDAKRRELIETKNNADQLVYTVEKTIKDLGEKADPGEVEKADAAKEKLKKALEGENLDEIKAATDELTQIVQQLSVKLYEQAAADAQASQGAAGAAADGGPAKKDNVVDADYEVVDEDKK, encoded by the coding sequence ATGAGCAAAGTAATCGGGATCGACCTGGGGACGACAAACTCCTGCGTCGCGGTTATGGAAGGCGGCGAAGCCGTCGTCATTCCCAATCCGGAAGGCAACCGCACGACCCCGTCGGTCGTCGGCTTCAAAAAAGACGGCGAGCGCACGATCGGCGAAACCGCGAAGCGCCAAGCCATTACGAACCCCGACCGCACGGTCATTTCGATCAAGCGCCATATGGGCACCAACTATAAAGTAAAAATCGAAGACAAGGAATATACGCCGCAAGAAATTTCGGCGATGATCCTGCAGAAGCTCAAAGCCGACGCGGAAGCGTATTTGGGGCAGCCGGTCACGCAAGCGGTCATTACCGTTCCGGCCTACTTCAACGACAGCCAGCGCCAGGCAACGAAGGACGCGGGCGCGATCGCAGGCCTCGAAGTGCTCCGGATCGTGAACGAACCGACGGCGGCCGCGCTCGCATACGGCCTGGAGAAGCAAGAAGACCAGACGATTCTCGTCTTCGACCTCGGCGGCGGCACGTTCGACGTCAGCATTCTCGAACTCGGCTCCGGCTTCTTCGAAGTCAAGGCGACGAGCGGGGACAACCATCTCGGCGGCGACGATTTCGACCAGGCGATCATGGAATGGCTCAGCGCCGAATTCAAAAAAGAGCACGGCGTCGATCTGCTGAAAGACCGCGCGGCCGTGCAGCGGCTGAAAGACGCGGCGGAAAAAGCGAAAAAGGAACTGTCCGGCGTGCTGAGCACGACGATTTCGCTGCCGTTCATCACGATGGTCGACGGCGTTCCGCAGCACTTGGAGCTTAACCTGACCCGCGCCAAATTCGACGAATTGACCGAATCGCTCGTCGAGCGCACGATGGCTCCGACGCGCCAGGCGCTTGCGGATTCGGGCCTCAGCGCTTCCGAGATCGACAAGGTCGTTCTCGTCGGCGGTTCCTCGCGGATTCCGGCCGTCCAGGAAGCGATCAAGAAATTGACCGGGAAGGAACCGCACAAAGGCGTCAACCCGGACGAAGTCGTCGCCCTGGGCGCCGCCGTGCAAGCGGGCGTTCTGACCGGCGACGTGAAGGACGTCGTTCTCCTCGACGTGACGCCGCTGTCGCTCGGCATCGAAACGGCGGGCGGCGTCATGACGAAGATGATCGACCGCAACACGACGATCCCGACGGAAAAATCGCAGGTGTTCTCGACGTACGCGGACAACCAGACGCAGGTCGAAATTCACGTCCTGCAGGGCGAACGCGCGATGGCCCGCGACAACAAGACGCTCGGCCGCTTCATCCTGAGCGACATTCCGCCGGCGCCGCGCGGCATCCCGCAAATCGAGGTCAAATTCGATATCGACGCCAACGGCATCGTCAACGTATCGGCTCTCGACAAAGGCACGGGCAAAAGCCAAAAAATCACGATCACGTCCTCGAGCGGCCTGAGCAAGGAAGAAATCGACCGGATGCAGAAGGAAGCCGAGCTTCACGCCGAGGAAGACGCGAAGCGCCGCGAGCTGATCGAAACGAAAAACAACGCCGACCAGCTCGTGTACACGGTGGAGAAGACGATCAAGGATCTCGGCGAGAAAGCCGATCCGGGCGAAGTCGAGAAAGCGGACGCCGCCAAAGAAAAATTGAAAAAAGCGCTTGAAGGCGAAAATCTCGACGAGATCAAAGCGGCGACCGACGAGCTGACGCAAATCGTGCAGCAGCTGTCCGTCAAGCTCTACGAGCAGGCGGCCGCGGACGCGCAAGCCTCGCAAGGCGCGGCGGGAGCGGCTGCCGACGGCGGCCCCGCCAAAAAAGACAACGTCGTCGACGCGGATTACGAAGTCGTGGACGAAGACAAGAAATAA
- the dnaJ gene encoding molecular chaperone DnaJ: MAEKRDYYEVLGVDRNASAEDIKKAYRKLARQYHPDVNKAPDAEAKFKEVKEASDVLSDPQKRARYDQYGHQDPMAGFGGGAGGAGDFAGGFGDIFDMFFGGGGRRDPNAPQRGNDLQYTMTLTFKEAVFGKETDLTIPRTETCDTCHGSGAKPGSKVDTCSSCRGTGQEEVVQNTPFGRIVNRRVCSACGGRGKTIRERCGTCGGSGQVKRQRKIHVKIPAGVDDGAQLRVSGEGEAGVRGGPPGDLYLVLRVKEHEFFEREGDDIYCEVPLTFVQAALGDEIEVPTLTEKVKLKIPAGTQTGTYFRLKGKGVPKLRGYGQGDQHVKVTIVTPTNLSDAQKDLLRDFAAKSGESTQEQHPSNIFERMKKAILGD; this comes from the coding sequence GTGGCAGAGAAACGAGACTATTACGAAGTGCTGGGGGTCGACCGGAACGCTTCGGCCGAAGATATCAAAAAAGCCTATCGGAAACTCGCTCGCCAGTACCATCCCGACGTCAACAAGGCGCCCGATGCCGAAGCGAAATTCAAGGAGGTCAAGGAAGCGAGCGACGTTTTGAGCGATCCTCAGAAGCGCGCGCGCTACGACCAGTACGGTCATCAGGATCCGATGGCGGGCTTCGGCGGCGGAGCTGGCGGGGCCGGCGATTTCGCGGGCGGCTTCGGCGACATTTTCGATATGTTTTTCGGCGGCGGCGGCCGGCGCGATCCGAACGCTCCTCAGCGCGGGAACGATTTGCAATATACGATGACCCTTACGTTCAAGGAAGCGGTTTTCGGCAAGGAAACGGATTTGACCATTCCCCGCACCGAAACTTGCGACACGTGCCACGGCAGCGGCGCGAAGCCCGGCTCGAAAGTGGACACCTGTTCCTCCTGCCGGGGCACCGGCCAGGAAGAAGTCGTGCAGAATACGCCGTTCGGGCGCATCGTCAACCGCAGGGTATGTTCCGCTTGCGGCGGGCGCGGCAAGACGATCCGCGAGCGCTGCGGGACTTGCGGCGGCAGCGGCCAAGTGAAACGCCAGCGGAAAATCCACGTCAAAATTCCGGCAGGCGTCGACGACGGCGCCCAGCTTCGCGTCAGCGGCGAAGGGGAAGCCGGCGTGCGCGGAGGGCCCCCGGGCGATCTTTACCTCGTTCTTCGGGTGAAGGAGCACGAGTTTTTCGAACGCGAAGGAGACGACATCTATTGCGAAGTGCCGCTTACGTTCGTGCAGGCGGCGCTCGGCGACGAGATCGAAGTTCCGACGTTGACGGAAAAGGTCAAGCTCAAAATTCCGGCCGGAACCCAGACGGGCACGTATTTCCGGCTCAAGGGAAAGGGCGTGCCGAAGCTTCGCGGCTACGGGCAAGGCGACCAGCACGTCAAGGTGACGATCGTGACGCCGACCAACCTGTCCGACGCCCAGAAGGATCTGCTGCGCGATTTTGCCGCCAAGAGCGGGGAATCGACGCAGGAGCAGCACCCCTCGAACATTTTCGAACGCATGAAAAAAGCGATTTTAGGCGACTGA
- a CDS encoding YfhD family protein, which yields MSLRDFFNQKPFRSNPPAKLPVASAEDVEFSQELADEDDLEAQQRAEEADRRAALYKGE from the coding sequence ATGAGCTTACGCGATTTCTTTAACCAGAAGCCGTTTCGTTCGAATCCGCCCGCCAAGCTTCCGGTTGCTTCGGCCGAGGACGTGGAGTTTTCCCAGGAGCTGGCGGACGAAGACGATCTGGAAGCGCAGCAAAGAGCCGAGGAAGCGGATCGCCGCGCGGCCTTGTATAAAGGGGAATAA
- the prmA gene encoding 50S ribosomal protein L11 methyltransferase — protein MRWFEVTVFAAEDSQDIIANYLHELGAGGVSIEESWTPDKPRDTSYGQWYDKPLNDIPAGYAYIKGYFSEDTDANGVAAELERLLPGLPEFGFDAGQFRIGVAEVDEEDWAHAWKKYFKPIAVTDRLTIKPTWEEYEARPGELIIELDPGMAFGTGTHPTTALCLRTLEGAISGGETVIDVGTGSGILAIGAIRLGAERVLAVDLDPVAVTSAEQNAALNGLEGAIEVRKSDLLGVLRSAEREETRESGSVRPPVDIVVANILAEIILLFVSDVMDVLKPGGIYIASGIYKNKEADVEAALLAAGFEIVDRVRQDDWIAFVAGKPKGDAE, from the coding sequence GTGCGTTGGTTTGAAGTGACCGTCTTCGCGGCGGAGGATTCGCAGGATATTATCGCCAATTATCTTCACGAGCTGGGGGCGGGAGGCGTATCGATCGAGGAATCGTGGACGCCCGACAAGCCGAGGGATACGTCTTACGGCCAATGGTACGACAAGCCGCTCAACGACATCCCTGCGGGCTACGCTTATATTAAAGGTTATTTTTCGGAGGACACCGATGCGAACGGGGTCGCCGCGGAGCTTGAGAGGCTGCTGCCCGGATTGCCCGAATTCGGCTTCGACGCGGGACAATTCCGGATCGGCGTAGCCGAGGTGGACGAGGAAGACTGGGCGCATGCGTGGAAGAAATATTTCAAGCCGATCGCGGTAACCGATCGTTTGACGATCAAGCCGACGTGGGAGGAGTACGAAGCGCGGCCCGGCGAGCTGATCATCGAGCTCGATCCGGGCATGGCGTTCGGCACGGGAACGCATCCGACGACCGCGCTTTGCCTGCGCACGCTCGAAGGCGCCATTTCCGGCGGGGAGACGGTGATCGACGTCGGCACGGGGTCCGGCATCCTCGCGATCGGCGCCATCCGGCTCGGGGCCGAGCGGGTGCTGGCCGTCGACCTCGATCCGGTGGCGGTGACGAGCGCGGAGCAAAACGCGGCGCTGAACGGCCTGGAAGGCGCAATCGAAGTCAGGAAAAGCGATCTTCTCGGCGTGCTCCGATCGGCGGAGAGGGAGGAGACGCGGGAGAGCGGCTCCGTTCGCCCGCCCGTCGATATCGTCGTGGCGAACATTCTCGCCGAGATCATTCTTTTGTTCGTTTCCGACGTGATGGACGTGCTGAAGCCGGGCGGGATTTACATTGCCAGCGGCATTTACAAAAACAAGGAAGCCGACGTGGAAGCCGCGCTGCTCGCCGCAGGCTTCGAAATCGTCGACCGGGTCCGCCAGGACGACTGGATCGCGTTCGTGGCGGGCAAGCCGAAGGGAGACGCGGAATGA
- a CDS encoding site-2 protease family protein — protein MNFLWYPLEHLPFIVLTMLLAFTVHEFAHAWTAWKFGDPTAYEQGRVTLNPMAHLDLFGILFLLIAGFGWAKPVPVRRSRFRRPRLMSVAVTAAGPVSNLLLAFLGLLVLYVLVAVGALEAPSQAMLETVSTFMSYWLHINVILFLFNLIPLPPLDGYRIVEEFAPLNVRLKMSQNEQWGMFVFLLLVFIPPLRNATITPLFSLAAPIQEAMNGLLSSLFGNAGNSVIVRTLGYMLGWAL, from the coding sequence ATGAATTTTCTCTGGTACCCGCTCGAGCATCTGCCGTTCATCGTCCTGACGATGCTGCTTGCTTTTACGGTGCACGAATTCGCGCATGCGTGGACGGCCTGGAAGTTCGGCGATCCGACCGCCTACGAGCAAGGCCGGGTCACGCTCAATCCGATGGCCCATCTGGATTTGTTCGGCATCTTGTTTTTGCTCATTGCGGGGTTCGGCTGGGCGAAGCCGGTTCCGGTCCGCAGAAGCCGGTTTCGCCGTCCGAGGCTGATGAGCGTCGCCGTGACGGCCGCGGGACCCGTCAGCAATTTGCTGCTCGCCTTTCTGGGACTTCTCGTCCTTTATGTTCTGGTTGCGGTCGGGGCGCTGGAAGCCCCGTCGCAGGCGATGCTGGAAACGGTGTCGACTTTCATGTCCTACTGGCTTCATATTAACGTCATCCTTTTTTTGTTTAATCTGATCCCGCTGCCGCCGCTGGACGGCTACCGGATCGTCGAGGAGTTCGCGCCGCTTAACGTACGTCTTAAAATGAGCCAGAACGAGCAGTGGGGGATGTTCGTCTTCTTGCTGCTCGTGTTCATTCCGCCGCTGCGCAACGCCACAATCACGCCGTTGTTTTCGCTGGCCGCGCCGATTCAGGAGGCAATGAACGGGCTGCTCTCGAGCCTGTTCGGAAACGCCGGAAATTCGGTCATCGTCCGGACGCTGGGCTATATGCTCGGCTGGGCGCTCTAA
- a CDS encoding RsmE family RNA methyltransferase — MQRYFVAPGQFGEAGVTLAGEDARHLSAVMRAKPGDVFIACDGAGREAKVRIDTIGTGAVAGTLLEWIDSGSEMAWRVAVAQSLPKGDKLETVIQKGTEAGAARFQPFVSRRTIVQYDERKEGKRLARWRTIAKEAAEQSHRSIVPEVKPVISWKELLASFREFDSVLLCYEEEGRSGAGLQPALAALKNRFAADGRNDPSVLLVVGPEGGFDPREAEEAEANGATAVGLGRRILRTETAALVALACIAYESGEMGG, encoded by the coding sequence ATGCAGCGCTATTTCGTCGCTCCCGGCCAATTCGGCGAAGCCGGCGTGACGCTGGCGGGCGAGGATGCCCGTCATTTGAGCGCGGTGATGCGGGCGAAGCCGGGGGACGTTTTTATCGCTTGCGACGGTGCCGGACGGGAAGCGAAGGTTCGGATCGATACGATCGGGACGGGCGCCGTTGCCGGCACGTTGCTCGAATGGATCGATTCGGGCTCGGAAATGGCGTGGCGCGTCGCCGTCGCCCAAAGCTTGCCGAAAGGAGACAAGCTGGAAACCGTCATTCAGAAGGGAACCGAGGCGGGCGCCGCCCGGTTTCAGCCGTTCGTTTCCAGAAGGACGATCGTCCAGTACGACGAGCGCAAGGAAGGGAAGCGGCTCGCGCGTTGGCGCACGATCGCCAAGGAGGCGGCCGAGCAATCGCACCGCTCGATCGTGCCGGAGGTTAAGCCCGTCATCTCGTGGAAGGAGCTGCTGGCTTCGTTCCGCGAATTCGATTCGGTGCTGCTCTGCTACGAAGAGGAAGGGCGAAGCGGTGCGGGACTTCAGCCTGCGCTAGCCGCTTTGAAGAACCGGTTCGCCGCGGACGGCCGGAACGATCCGAGCGTTCTGCTCGTCGTCGGTCCCGAGGGCGGCTTCGACCCCAGGGAGGCGGAGGAAGCAGAGGCCAACGGGGCGACGGCGGTCGGTCTGGGCCGCCGCATATTAAGGACGGAGACGGCCGCGCTTGTGGCGCTTGCTTGCATCGCGTACGAATCCGGAGAAATGGGAGGATGA